One window of Coriobacteriia bacterium genomic DNA carries:
- a CDS encoding Stp1/IreP family PP2C-type Ser/Thr phosphatase yields the protein MTAARTKQNWAALTDIGRVRSHNEDSVLAQPPLFVVADGLGGHEAGEVASSIAVQMLRDHAPRRADSKALARAVRLANREVIRSAREGHGRAGMGTTMTAAIIEGAHIAIAQVGDSRAYLLHAGHLDRITEDHSMVADLIRRGQLTEAEARYHPNRSVITRALGTDANMTADTFDIDAAAGDRLLLCSDGLTGMLEDAGIAEILSTYHDPGAAAHALIDAANNAGGHDNISVAIVDIAADGVVQGSDVNAAGARKGRGWLAAIGWLILFAIIVGGVSFASYRVASSRAYLIAENGVVAVYRGVPGSFAGIRLSWPSQVTTIGVDSLPTATAQRLRDGVQVDSLGAALELADTYRDQAAKPTP from the coding sequence GTGACAGCCGCCCGAACCAAACAGAACTGGGCCGCACTCACCGATATCGGCCGCGTGCGCAGCCACAACGAGGACAGCGTTCTGGCGCAGCCGCCCCTCTTCGTGGTCGCCGACGGGCTCGGCGGACACGAGGCCGGCGAGGTCGCCAGCTCCATCGCCGTGCAGATGCTGCGAGACCACGCGCCGCGACGCGCCGACTCAAAAGCGCTCGCCCGCGCGGTCCGGCTGGCCAACCGCGAGGTGATCCGCTCGGCTCGCGAAGGACACGGACGCGCCGGCATGGGCACCACCATGACCGCCGCGATCATCGAGGGCGCTCACATCGCGATCGCGCAGGTGGGCGACTCGCGCGCGTACCTGCTGCACGCCGGCCACCTCGACCGCATCACCGAGGACCACTCGATGGTGGCCGACCTCATTCGCCGAGGGCAGCTCACGGAGGCCGAGGCGCGCTACCACCCCAACCGCAGTGTGATCACGCGCGCGCTGGGAACCGACGCGAACATGACCGCCGACACCTTCGACATCGACGCTGCTGCCGGTGATCGTCTCCTGCTGTGCTCCGACGGCCTCACCGGCATGCTGGAAGACGCCGGAATCGCCGAGATCCTCAGCACCTATCACGACCCCGGGGCCGCAGCGCACGCCCTCATCGACGCCGCCAACAACGCCGGAGGACACGACAACATCTCCGTCGCCATCGTCGATATCGCCGCGGATGGCGTGGTCCAGGGCTCCGACGTCAACGCCGCCGGAGCGCGCAAGGGCCGAGGCTGGCTGGCCGCAATCGGCTGGCTCATCCTCTTCGCCATCATCGTTGGGGGCGTCTCGTTCGCCAGCTACCGTGTCGCCAGCTCACGCGCCTATCTCATCGCCGAGAACGGCGTCGTCGCGGTATACCGCGGCGTTCCCGGCTCATTCGCCGGCATAAGACTCTCCTGGCCTTCGCAGGTCACGACCATCGGCGTCGACTCGCTGCCGACTGCGACCGCACAGCGCCTGCGCGACGGCGTCCAGGTCGACAGTCTCGGCGCCGCACTCGAACTTGCAGACACCTACCGCGACCAAGCCGCGAAGCCAACTCCCTAG
- a CDS encoding FHA domain-containing protein, which produces MIDIVLFAGRLLLLALLYLFLVAAVKTGIGLVAGQRTKGRGAWTITVVQGPKELMGVKVGVNGPIVIGRSPGADIVIGDDFVSGKHARVSPSGDGAVLEDLGSTNGTVLNGQRISVPSTLGLGDSIDIGSVRMKVGRS; this is translated from the coding sequence ATGATCGACATCGTGCTCTTCGCGGGTCGGCTGCTGTTGCTCGCGTTGCTCTATCTCTTCCTCGTGGCGGCCGTGAAGACGGGCATCGGGCTGGTGGCCGGTCAGCGCACCAAGGGCCGTGGAGCCTGGACGATCACCGTCGTGCAGGGTCCGAAGGAACTCATGGGCGTCAAGGTCGGCGTCAACGGCCCTATAGTCATCGGCAGGTCGCCCGGCGCCGACATTGTGATCGGCGATGACTTCGTCTCAGGCAAGCACGCGCGCGTTTCTCCCTCCGGCGACGGTGCAGTGCTCGAGGACCTCGGCTCCACCAACGGCACCGTCTTGAACGGCCAGCGCATCAGCGTGCCCTCGACGCTCGGTTTGGGTGACTCGATTGACATCGGCAGCGTGCGGATGAAAGTGGGCCGCTCGTGA
- a CDS encoding DUF3662 domain-containing protein, with amino-acid sequence MSILSDFEDRAGRIVEGGFARMFRSPVQPAELAHKLGREMDRSKVVGIGRVYAPTMYSVLLSQPDDARLGGFAATLAGELETYLVGYARERSYTLAARPIVRFLVDDQLKLGRVEVIGELLSPEELAQERGVPAGAEAHSDPVIVSATPGPAPAAVAEHPARVTVGEAGDVALLGDRMIVGRTATCDITLADKNVSREHAAFVREGDGWAIEDLGSTNGTTLNGRSVESARLHDADVVAIGVTTLVYHEPTGSALGRPLGDWPTA; translated from the coding sequence ATGAGCATCCTCTCAGACTTCGAAGATCGCGCCGGCCGCATCGTAGAGGGCGGCTTCGCCCGCATGTTCCGCTCGCCCGTGCAACCGGCCGAGCTGGCCCACAAGCTGGGACGCGAGATGGATCGCAGCAAGGTCGTTGGTATCGGCAGGGTCTACGCTCCAACAATGTACAGCGTGCTACTCTCCCAGCCCGACGATGCTCGGCTGGGCGGATTCGCAGCCACACTCGCAGGAGAACTCGAAACCTATCTGGTGGGCTACGCGCGTGAGCGTTCCTACACGCTGGCGGCTCGGCCCATCGTGCGCTTCCTGGTGGACGATCAACTCAAGCTGGGACGCGTCGAGGTCATCGGCGAGCTGCTGTCGCCGGAGGAACTGGCACAAGAACGCGGAGTGCCCGCGGGGGCCGAAGCCCACTCGGACCCGGTCATCGTCAGTGCCACGCCTGGGCCTGCCCCTGCCGCCGTCGCAGAGCACCCGGCCCGAGTCACCGTCGGCGAAGCGGGCGACGTCGCCCTGCTCGGCGACCGGATGATCGTGGGCAGGACGGCAACGTGCGACATCACGCTCGCCGACAAGAACGTCTCGCGCGAGCATGCGGCCTTCGTGCGCGAGGGTGACGGCTGGGCGATTGAGGATCTCGGCTCCACGAACGGAACGACGCTCAACGGCCGCAGCGTCGAGAGCGCTCGCCTGCACGACGCCGACGTGGTGGCCATCGGTGTCACGACGCTCGTCTACCACGAACCGACCGGTAGCGCCCTCGGTCGGCCGCTCGGCGACTGGCCGACCGCATGA